The Pungitius pungitius chromosome 15, fPunPun2.1, whole genome shotgun sequence nucleotide sequence CTGCAATTTTATcctcaatgaatgaatgcacaGTGCTATTGCAATTGTTTGAGCTACTTTATTAAACACAGCAGACCTAGATTGCTAGATTTCTAATGATCAACATTGGGTGCAACACATGATGCTTTACTTGGGTTTGCAGTAGTGTTTATTGATGGTAAAAATGGAACATAGACTGTACACTACTTATGCAAATTAATTTATTCTTTGCTTTGATCGCCTTCAGCTGACTACTCTGAGGTTAACCACCATCACTCATTCTCTATTCCTTGACCACACACTGTGCTTCTATCatgacatgcacacacccaaTAAATAtaggaccaaaaaaaacatattttaaaaacatgtataaaAAAGTGACTACATTGCAATccatctgcaggtttgaagtgATATTAAAATCAATGACAAAAGATACGATTAAtgatatgatttattttttgttgtacaCGATATTTTTTACAACTTAGAATCAGCATGTATAGCAACGAAAGGGTCTTCATCTCTGTTGCTGATTTTGAAGTGGGCGCGTCCATCACCACCAACCTGGATCTGCTTCCCAGTGCAGCTGCTTCCCTTCTTCTCACCAGAAATGACATCGCAGTAGGTGCCTCCGGGCATGCCAGTGTTAAGGGTCACATCCAGGTTCCTGAAGGTTAAGACAAGGTAAATGTtatcaaaaacatatttaaacattGAAGGGGGCTGTTTTATGGGATGGGAGAAACCAAATATTTAGAATGTTCTAATATTGGTTGGAGGTTTTATGTTCACCTACATGCTTCTAATTGGTTAGTCGTTTGTAGGTCATACAAGTAATGCAATATTAAAGCCAACAGTATATTAAAAGATCAATAATACATCAATAACTTTGGTTGGTTGTTCATGACAGTCCCTATTATTAGTTGAATCTGGCCAATCGATTAAAGCGAGTGAATCTGTATTCCGTCAGTAGTACTTAGCAAATAATTGTTACCAGTCATCATTGTTGAAGACGATGAAACCCCGGTTACCACGTCCAAAGGCAACCTGGTTGCTCTGGTTGTCCCACCAGTTGGAATGAGGCTGTCCGTTGACCACGTTGCGGAAAATAACCATGTTCCTAAAGGAGTGAGATGGAATATATCCAATCTTAACGTGTAACATACATAGTTTTCACATCCATATGACCGAGCAGAGATCAACAGTTTGGCTTTCTGAGGACTCACTTGATCTGACGCCATCTGTGCTCACAAACCCATCCATCTCCACAAGTCTGGTCAGCGTTGATGGGAACAGACTTGGTGGATCCATCACTATGGCTGGGAGGGCCCATCCAGTCATTTTGATCCTACAAAATAAAGATGGATCAATGAGTTGGAAGAAAAGACATACTCACAAAATATTATGTTTATTCCTTAGTCCCGGGAAAAAGCAAAATTACCTTTCCGTTGACGAAGTGGCGGTCCCAGCGGAAGCTAGACATCACCCTGGCAAATCCGTAAGGGTGAGCCAGCATGTAGCCGACAGCCATCTTGTGAAGCCTGGCGTCCCAGAAGGTAACGATGGatgcaccaccagcaccatggCCTCTCTGGTTGTCGTGGTTGTCAACGAAGACCAGAGCATTGCCGTTGGACATGAAACCCCATCCCTCTCCCCAGTTCCTGCACACAAGTAAACAATTTTACCAATTTTACCATTAAGACACCCAGGTTTGGAAAATATATGTGACATTTTTAAATCAGTTGTACCAGttataataaatgaaatgagtTTTGtccttaaaaacacacttttaagcAACTTGTCCAATTCAAAAAAGTGTAGCCAGCTCAtggttaaataaatattatgaaTATATGATTTTGATATGTTAGTCAGGCAAAGCAACAGTATCACACGTACTTGGTGTAAGACAGCTTCTCGCCATTCCACTTCCTGAAAATAGTTCCCAGTTTGGCACCATATTTGAACTCAGTCACCCTTCCCAGATGGACGTACTCTCTAGACGAGATGGACTCACCTCCCAAATCAATAACCTGTATGCAAATCAAAACGTAATCTACATTATCCAGTCAATTCAAGGTATACGTGTTTAAGAACTTCACAATATCAACGATTTGTGGATTTTAAAAGCCCTTCATGCTATTTTACCTGTATAAATTTAGGTCAAATACTAAGGTATTGTTGAATATGAACATATGTGTTTCCTTTTATATTGTCCAAATTACCAAGAATAATGTCATCCAGCCGTTGTTTTTTGTCACTGAGACCATTAAAGCACACTACTATCAATTACCAAAGTCAGCTGAAGCAACTCCACATTACGATGAATGCATCATCATATATTCAGTGTAAAATGGACCTTGATGGGTTTGATTGTCTATCTAACTTACCTCCTGGAAGATGAAGGGTCTGGAGCCACCAGGGAACCACTTAGTGTTGAGGTTGTGCATACGGCCGTAGACGACAGACAGGTCACCGGGCCACATGTGCTTGCAGGCGTCCACTCTGAATCCGGCGACTCCCATGTCAATCAGCTTATTCAGAAGGTCGGCCGTCTTGCTCCTGACATAATCTTTCTCCAAGGCGAGGTCCAACAGACCCACTAGACGACAATCACGCACCTGTGGACAGAAAATGAGTAGTTATTTCCAACAACTGGTCAGTATGGAATCTTTTGACTTCATTTTATTAATGTATGCATTAAAAATGTTCTGTGGCAAAGTTCTGTGGCATTCATCACCTGATTGGCATCATCATAGTTCTGAATTTCCCCATTGCTAGTTTTGCATTTGTGGTCATTGAAGTCGGTCTGGGAATATGGGATACTGGGGAAGTTCTTCTTGGTAGCACTGAACCAGGTTCCACATGAAGAGTGGGTTCCCTCTCcaccgccggagccgcacatgTGGTTGATGACAATGTCCACATAGATATTGACCTGAGGTGGATGAATTTAGGATTGAAACTGCAACAACAAGTCTGTAGATTTACCAGGTTTTAAACATTGTTCCTAATGTCCTTCACTAAATCCCTCTTTACCCCAACGTTGTTGCATCTGTTGATCATGTCTCTCAGCTCGCTCTCGCTGCCTGATCTGGAGCACAGGTTGTAGCTGACTGGTTGGTATCTTTGCCACCACGGTCTCCAGGGACTATCCAGCACTATGTGCTCAGTTGGAGGAGAGATCTGAGCAACGTAGAGAAAACACATTACAGTAACTATTGCTTTTCAAGAATAAaagtttttagtttaaaataagTCATCTTTACTGGGTACAAAGCAAGTAACAACCTTTCTATTTAATCCACCCGGAATCACCCTCATTTACTTCCCTGtttcatttaatgtaatttagtaAGTAATAACAGGCTTGTTAGCAATTACAGTTGCGTGGTTTAAGGTttatgacaaaataaataataaatatactgaATATATAATTTTTTGAATACCATGTTTTACTCCCACCCAACACAGACCTGTATACCTAGTGCATCTTCAGCATAAACATTGACTATGAACTTCTTTTTacgaaattgaaaaaaagggattctcctccttctcttttattACACGCCATCTTGTGTTGAGTCACACATACCTGAACTCCACCAAAGCCATTAGGACCCAAAAAGCGCTCACACTCTGCAGCAATGTCGGCCCAGCGCCATCCAAACAGGTGCACGATGCTGGTCCTGCCGTGCTTGGTGTTGGGGTTATGCTGGGCGAGGCCGAGGCCAAACAGAGCCACCAGAATAAACAACTTCATGTTTCCCCTCGGTGAGAGAAAAGAACACACTGACCTGCTGCCCTACCgtttgtatttatattgtcTTTGTCTCTATAGTTAACCAATGAGTGACTGGCAAATCAGCGGGGAGGTTACCCAGGTGCTTCTTTCTCACGGCTTTCTACAACGTCCCACAGGTTAAAAATGAAGTAACACGAGAGTTACATAATCGGAAAGGGTCAAAGATTCTAACACTTTCTTACATATTCAATGTTGATCCAACACTTGTGGTGAAAACACTCACTAATAACCCCCCTTTGTGTGGACAGATAAGGATTAAAGGTATACGCATCTGATTTTATGGTACTGGTTTTGCTCCAAGGTTGAGATGTCATGTTCACTGCAGCAGTTTGGTTGTTATTTAAAGTTGTTGGACACAATGATTTGTATTTAAAACTTATACAAGCACAGATGGACTAAATGTTCTTTGAACaatattttttacagttttaataTTGTATTAGAAAACTATTTgctataaaaatatattacatttgtggatttttttatcTCCCTGAGCGGATGAGGAAATGTCAAAAATCGGGGCTTATTATGAAAGCCAGATAACCTACAACAGTATCGTTTAGGCTCAAGGGGTTAGTGATGCGGGTTTCCTGTAACCCCCCCGTCACTGGCTTCTCCCGTGTCCACATATCAAAGTGTCCGACATTACATTATCACCATTGTCCTAATGCTTAGTATGGGTTACATGAAAAGATTTAATTTCAATCGAGGCCTATGTTTCCTGGTTTACTTTTAACTGAGGCAACAAGGCAGAGTTTACGTAAAAAATTGTTTCCATATTTCAATTTACTGCCCACTAGTCCACTCTAAGTTTATGAATATTAATCTGTTCATTACTAGAGTTTATGATGTATCTCTGTTTACCCAGGCCATCTGGGTTTAACATCTGTGATTCTTtacattgaaaaatgaaaacataacattttctttaaaaggttGTAAATTATACTGCAGTTTTATGAACACTACTGTTGAACAGTTGATCCTCACAATGTATCACCTGAATGTTTTCTGTACCTCATCTGACCAGATATGTCTGATGTGTGTTGCCCTTTAATTGAGCAAATAGACAGAGTAATAGTGTTACCGATAAAATTGTTGATTGCATAACAGGCCTTTCAATTTACTCAAGGTTTTATTTGTACCTTTTACCTTTTTGACAAGTGCGGAATTTTGTTGGTTTCCCACAAAATGGGAGCGATTTATGATCTCCACATAAAAGGATACCCTCAACAGAAAGGTAAAGGACCCAaatgtcttgaaaaaaaaaagaaaagatttgacTTTGTGTTACCAGTAGGTGGCGCTATGACTTTAATTCCACTTTACATGTCTCGGAGTCTCATCAAAAGCGAATGTGAAATTTGAACAGGATCTGATCAAATTTGCCGATGCTCCCTCTCGCCGCCGTTTATCGGATTCTCATAATATTCACAGTGAAGCATTACCAGGGTCTTAAGTCTCTGCTAACAACTTTTGAGCGGGATTAGATCCACCTGTGAGGAGCAATGTGTAAAGTAAAAAACGTTCAATGTCCTGTTGCCACCAGGTGGCGCAATGACTAAGGTTGAAAGTTATCATAGGGATGTTTACAGGGTAAGGAGGTCATAACATATgagaaatatttttgaaaatgctccccgTGCATATaaggtgtgttcaggggttcaatctTTACATATGTTACAATATCGGTGAGGTGCAGGCAAATTCATTTGTAAGTTATGTGTCTTGCCAGATTaaccacaccccttacaaagtTCATTAGCTCATATCTTCTTCTTTCTAGGGGCATTAAACCAATAACAATCCACAAAAAGTCGTGACAATCGGACACAGCGTTTATAGAGAAATcagcaaaaacgtgtttttacaaaatagcggaaaatctagttaggagcatttgcataccatggttGACTTTTTTGTCGATCATGTCCAAGTGCACATGTATGCCATATTTCAAATCAATCGGGCATTAGGTGAaaaaactggcctagtgtggtacTATAGGGGGCGCTACAGGGAAATTTCTTGATTTCCAAATGCGAGACCCCAAAAATTTCAAATTTCTCACCTATTCTGATAtgcatgccaaatttaacaactttttgactctttagagaaaataataattccttgaaatacaataggttcctctacgactagtcgtagcgaagACCCTTATTAAGTGATTCAAAATGAGAGAAGTGTGTTACCAATGCAACATTGTATATTTTTCATTAACAAGACAGTCCAAACCAAGTATCTATGTGCCTTGTTCTTTATTTTGACCACATTGTTACAAAAACAGTTAGCAGTATCAATATTAAGTGTTCATCAACTAACTTCAGTGGTCCAAATAATATTTCTTAAATTGTACTGAAGTAGATTATTATATGACACTTTGATGAAGATGGGTCTTCATCAAATGATTGGGGACTGCATCAATTTTATTCCACAGTATAATcatgctatttaaaaaaaaatattgtgccTGCACCTTTCTGGATTATTATGGTCAATGAATGTGCTGTTTCCAAAGCACAGTGCTAATGCAATTGTTTGAGCTACTTTATTAAAGACAGCAGACCCAGATCGCATCCTATGAAAATTATCAACATTTGGTGCAATACACGATACTTTACTTGGGTTTGCAGTAGTGTTTCTTGATGGTAAAAATGGAACATGTGCATTTGCTACTACTTGAAGACAAACGTATTCATTTATGCT carries:
- the LOC119209876 gene encoding alpha-amylase, which translates into the protein MKLFILVALFGLGLAQHNPNTKHGRTSIVHLFGWRWADIAAECERFLGPNGFGGVQISPPTEHIVLDSPWRPWWQRYQPVSYNLCSRSGSESELRDMINRCNNVGVNIYVDIVINHMCGSGGGEGTHSSCGTWFSATKKNFPSIPYSQTDFNDHKCKTSNGEIQNYDDANQVRDCRLVGLLDLALEKDYVRSKTADLLNKLIDMGVAGFRVDACKHMWPGDLSVVYGRMHNLNTKWFPGGSRPFIFQEVIDLGGESISSREYVHLGRVTEFKYGAKLGTIFRKWNGEKLSYTKNWGEGWGFMSNGNALVFVDNHDNQRGHGAGGASIVTFWDARLHKMAVGYMLAHPYGFARVMSSFRWDRHFVNGKDQNDWMGPPSHSDGSTKSVPINADQTCGDGWVCEHRWRQIKNMVIFRNVVNGQPHSNWWDNQSNQVAFGRGNRGFIVFNNDDWNLDVTLNTGMPGGTYCDVISGEKKGSSCTGKQIQVGGDGRAHFKISNRDEDPFVAIHADSKL